The Halostagnicola larsenii XH-48 region CGTCGAGGGCTCGGAAAACGAAATCGTCGGCGTCATCGACGTCGGCGCGTTCGGGCAGGACACCAGCGTCGAATCGAGCGGGGTCATCGTCTCGAGCGAAAAACGACACCTCTGGCAGGAGTCCGTCACGGCCCAGCAACTCGAGTTCACCGGGGAAGAAACGGTTTCGGTCGGCGGTCCCGGCTGGCGCGAGACCGTTCACGTCGAACGACAGGGCTGGAAACCAACGGGTAACGATCCTGTCTACCAGATCTGGTTCTCCGAGGAGGGCGGGGAGGAGCAACTGGCGTATACCTCCGAGTCCTCACAGGCAGACGTTCGAGTCAACGATCGCACCATTACGATCGACACGGAAGGAGAAGCGTTCGTCCTCGAAGTCGAACGAACCGGCAGCAACGGCGATACCGTCGAAGCGTCGACAGTTGACGTTCCTGAGTCGGACGAAACCGCTCGAGCCGACGGGATCGAGTTCGTCCGCGAAGACGGAGCGATTTACGCAGACATGGACGGGACGGTGGTACAGGTCGCGAGCGAGGAGACCTACGATCGACTCCGATAACGCCGCTCGATTACGGATTCAGCTCGGCTAACTGGCACGCGAGGGACCTTCCTCGCGAGTTCGCTCTTGGCAACGTCACGACTCCGCGTTCGAGTCCCACTCTATTCGGAACACCTCCGCTTCGAGCGTGCGCGTTTCGTCCGTGTGAAACTCGAGTCGGTTCGCGAGCGAGAACGTGGCGCGGAACGCGTGGGTGACCGTTCCGCCGGCGTCGTTCGCGTAGGACTCGACGAATTCCTGACTTCCCTCGTTGTGAATCGTATAGGAGGTGGCGGCGATCGCTCTGGTCGTCTCGAGGAAGTCCCGATCGGCGTGGCGGTTTCCCCGCTGTGCGCCGAATGGAGGGTTCGAGAGTACCGTCGCGTCGTCGATTGACAGCGGCGGTCTGGTGACGTCGCCGCGAATCCACTCGATCGGCGACCAACCCGACGGACCCTCGCCAGGGGCGGAATCGACAGCGCCATCGAAAATGACGGCTCGGGCGTTCTCTCGAGCGAGCGTCAGGGCGTCCTCGTCCACGTCGATTCCGACGACCCGCTCGGCGTCACAGAGAGCGGCTCCGATCGCGAGCATTCCGGTCCCCGTCCCCAGATCGACGACGGTTTCGCCGGCCAGATCGCCCTGCAACGCGGCGAACTGACAGACGTGTGCAGCGACTTCCGCCGGGGTAAGATACTGCTCGAGATCGGCAGACGGCGTTCGAAAGTCGTCGACGCCTTCCAGCCGACGGGCGAGCGTTCGTCGCTGTGGCACGCACATTGAACGGGCAGACGCCGGCCGCACACAAAAGATTTCCAAATTGGCGGAAGCCTATCGTGACACGCTCGAGGACGTGTTCGATACGCAGACGAGTGAGGATGTAATGTTCGAGTGCCCGCATCGAGCGAAACCGCCGTTCGATCGATCGACGGCTGAGATAAAGTTAAGAACGTGCCGTCACAGGAACCAGTATGGAGGAGTGTCCCCGGTGTTCGTCCCCGCTCGAGCGCCTGTCGCTCGCCGACGTGACGACGGTGGCGTGCAGCCAGTGTGGGTACGCCGACGTTCCGGTCGAACACGAGCGCGAGTTTCCGGAGATCGAATCCTGGCGGGACGCGCTCAATCGGTTTTACGACGCAGCGGAGACTGCCGACGAGGAGTAGTCAGTCGCAGTTTCGTGACCGAGCGGGCTCCGGCGAAAATTGGGGGTCGGGTCGTTACTCGCTGGCCGCGGCCGCTTCCGCCTCTTCGTCGTCGTGGTCGTGTTCGACGTCCTCGTCCGATCGGGCTGCGACGAGGCCACCGCGGGCGACGCTGTAGAGCGGTTCGTTCGCGTGGGTCACGCCGCTGATCGAGAACGGAATGTTCGCGTCCTCGAGATGGTCGCGGAACAGATCCTCGAAGCCGCTCGGGCTCGAGGTCCCGCCGGTCACGACGACCGGCACGTCGAGACCTTCCTCGACGTCTTCCTCGTCGACTTCGCTGACGATGTTTTCGATGACGTAATCGAGGAGGTTCTCGTAGTAAATCGAGAGCGCGCCTTCGACGCCGCCGACGTCGGTCGTAAAGTCGAGTTCGAAGTCGTCCTCTTTGATCGAGGTGACCTTGTCGACCGGCGTGCCGGTCGCTCGAGCGGCCTGTTCGTCGACCCAGTCGCCGCCGCGGGCGACGGAGAACTTCATCACGGGGACCGCGTAGTAGGCCAGACAGACGTTCGTCATCCCTGCACCGAAGGAGATACCGAGACCGGTGAAGTTGTTGTCCGCGAGTTCGGAGTAGATGACGGACATCCCCTCGTTGATCGGTTCGGCGTCGTATCCCATGTCGTTTAGGAACGACTCGATCGTCTTCTGGTGATACAGCGTCGAGAGATCGTCGTCGATCGGATCCGCGGGGGTCGAGAAGTAGAGTTTCTCGTCCGGATACGTCGGCTCGCCGACGACCTGTTCGATGATGAGTTTCATCATCGGGATGGCCGATTTCTCGTCGTTCGAGAGGATCCCGTGTTTCATCGGCCGCCGCGTCTCTTTGTTGAAAATGTTCGCGAAATTCAGCGCGTCGTCGCCAACGACGTACACTTTGTCGTCCTTGCGAATGTGGAGGACTTCGCTTCGCGAGAGCATCTGCTCGGCCATATCCGAGTACTCGATCTCTACGAAGGAGTTTCGCTGCTGTACGAATACCGTATCGTCGCCATCCTGTTGGGCTGACAGGATGTTCATTGTCCCAACGTCTAGGCCTTTGGCCATAGTTTTGGAAGGCCGCTGACGACTTATAAATCTATGTGAGGTTTTTTCGTTCGATATCGTTCGAGGTGAACGCTATTCGTTCTGCCAGTAACGGCCTTACTTCCGGCCGAAAAGCGATCGGACTCGGTGTGCGGCCGACCGCAACGATGAGGCCACGGTATCGAGCGCTCCATTCGAATCGTTCGTCGCCATCTCTTCGGCCCGTTTCTGTTCTCTGAGTTCCTTGAGCTTCGCCGTTTGATCCTCCACGGACGAACTCGAGGTCGTCGTCTTCGTCTCGCCGCCTTTGAGGCCCTTGAGTCCGGCCACCTGCGAGTCGACGCCGGACGACCGGGTCGTCGTTGCCGTGTCGCCGATTTCGACGTTGTCGAACTCGTGGCTGCTAAAGTTTAGTTTCGTGTTGTCGCCCTTTTCGAC contains the following coding sequences:
- a CDS encoding METTL5 family protein, with amino-acid sequence MCVPQRRTLARRLEGVDDFRTPSADLEQYLTPAEVAAHVCQFAALQGDLAGETVVDLGTGTGMLAIGAALCDAERVVGIDVDEDALTLARENARAVIFDGAVDSAPGEGPSGWSPIEWIRGDVTRPPLSIDDATVLSNPPFGAQRGNRHADRDFLETTRAIAATSYTIHNEGSQEFVESYANDAGGTVTHAFRATFSLANRLEFHTDETRTLEAEVFRIEWDSNAES